DNA sequence from the Lysinibacillus sp. OF-1 genome:
TGATTGCCTCCTATTGGGTGATTCATAAAGGCAAAGCAGATAGCTGGCATGAGGTGGAAGGGGTCAATCGATTAGGCGTATTTTCTTGGTTAGTAGGGGCTATGATTGCCTGTATGCCAGTGGTATTCTCTTTATTCCCTGAGTTGCCATCACTGCCAAATCAACCGATGATTGGCATTATTATTTCATTCGTTATTTATTATATTGGGTATCGTCTATCCATACAAAAAACGGTCATACTGGAGGAACATAGATGAGATATTTAGATCAAGCAGCTATTGAACATATTGCCATTGGTGCAGCATTTCTAGGAACAGGTGGAGGCGGAGATCCATACATTGGGAAACTTATGGCGCTTTCTGCCATCGAAAAAAATGGGCCTGTGAAGTTGTATTCGGTGGATGAAATTGGGGATGATGACTTTTTCATTCCAGCAGCGATGATGGGTGCACCTTCCGTGTTAGTAGAAAAATTTCCACGTGGGGATGAATTTGTCAAGGTATTCCAAAAGCTTGCTCAATATTTAGGAAAAGAAAAAATTGCAGGCACTTATCCAATGGAAGCGGGCGGCGTCAATTCGATGATTCCGATTGTAGTAGCTGCACAGCTTGGATTACCGCTGATTGATTGCGACGGGATGGGTCGTGCATTCCCGGAATTACAAATGGTGACCTTTAACCTAGATGGAATTTCGGCAACCCCAATGGCCATCACAGATGAAAAAGGGAATATTGGTATTTTTGAAACGATTGATAATAAATGGACGGAGCGTCTCGCCCGAACTGCAACGGTAGAGATGGGCGCTAGTTCTCTAGTGAGCCTGTATCCTACGACCGGTGCACAAATTAAGAAAAGTGGTGTGCATCATATTGTGACGCTTTCTGAAAAAATCGGTGAAATTATTGCCTCTAAAGATCAAGAGGTGAACGATAAGCTAGAAAATCTTTTAACGCTTGTAGAGGGCTATGAGCTATTCCAAGGAAAAATAGTAGATGTTATTCGTGAAACAAAAGGTGGCTTTAATCTAGGTAAAATGAATCTTGAAGGGATTGATTCCTATAAAAACGATCAAATGAAGGTTCATTTCCAAAATGAAAACTTATTAGCAGAGAAAAACGAGCAGGTTGTTGCGATGACACCAGACTTAATTTGTTTGGTGGATTATGAAACATTATTGCCTGTTACAACAGAAAGCTTAAAATATGGTAAACGTGTGCGTGTGATTGGCTTACCAGCACATGAAAAGTGGCGTACAGCAAAAGGCATTGAAACAGCAGGACCAAGATACTTTGGCTATGATTATGATTACATGCCAATTGAGGAAATGGTGAAAAAGGAGGTAGCAAAACATGTATAAAATTGGAATTGATGTGGGCGGAACAAATACGGATGCCATCCTTTTAGACCATAATAGTCAACTTATTTACAGTGTGAAATCACCAACAAGCTTAGATATTAAAACGGGTATTGAAAAGTCCTTGCAACAATTACTCAAGGGTGCAAATATTGATAAAACAAAAATAACACATGCAATGTTAGGGACAACCCAATGTACAAATGCCATTGTTGAACGTAAAAAGCTAGCAAAAGTCGGTGTTATTCGGTTAGGCTATCCAGCAACGGCATCAGTACTTCCTTATACAGCTTGGCCAGCGGATATGATCGATCAATTGTCGGGTCATTATGCGATTGCACATGGTGGCTATGAATACGATGGTCAATTATTAAGTGCTCTTAATCAAGAAGAAATTAAAAAACTATTAGAGGAATGGCACGACCAAGTAGAATCGATTGCAATTGTTGGTGTCTTTTCTTCTATTAAAAATGATCAAGAATTACAGGTTCGTGAATGGATTCAAGAGGTCTATGGCGAGGAATTTCCTATTTCCTGCTCCTCATTAATTGGTTCTGTCGGGCTAATTGAACGTGAAAATGCAACGATCCTAAATGCGGCATTATGTAAGGTCATTGAGACAACAACACAGGGCTTTGTCCAGGCGCTTCAAACGGAAGGTATTTTTAATGTAGACGTTTATTTATGTCAGAATGACGGTACGTTAATGTCCATCGATTATGCAAAACAATTCCCAATTTTAACGATTGCCTGTGGGCCAACAAACAGTATTCGTGGAGCGTCGTATTTATCCCAAATTCAAAATACAATGGTGCTGGACGTTGGGGGAACGACTTCAGATATAGGCGTATTACAGGATGGATTCCCACGAGAATCTTCAGTTGCTGTGGAAGTAGGAGACATTCGGACAAACTTTAGGATGCCAGATATTATTTCAGTTGGTCTTGGTGGTGGTAGTATTGTTCGTGTGAACGGTGACAAAATTACCGTTGGACCAGATAGTGTAGGCTATCAAATTAGTGAGGAGGCACTTGTCTTTGGTGGCTCGACTTTAACAACAACGGATATCGCTGTCCGTCTAGGCTTAGCAGAAGTAGGCGACCCCACTTTAGTCGCACATCTAGATGAAGCATTTGCCAAAGCCGTTCAAGAAGAAATTTCTTCCTTACTGGAGCAGGCCATTGATAAGATGAAAACCTCCTCAGAAGATGTGTCACTGGTCTTAGTAGGCGGTGGGGGGATTATCGTGCCAGAGCAGATTCGAGGCGTTTCCATTATTGTGAAAAATGAATATGGTGGTGTGGCGAATGCCATCGGTGCCTCTATTGCGCAAATTAGTGGTCAATATGAGCAAATTTATATTTATGCCAAGGAACCTCGCGAGGAATCATTAAAGGATGCCCAAAGTAAAGCGGTGAAACAAGCAGTATTAGCAGGAGCCATTAAAGAGACGATTGAGCTGGTAGAAGTAGAAGAAACACCACTAGCCTATCATCCAGAAAATGCAACAAGATTAAAGGTAAAAGTAGTAGGGAAAATGGTCTAACACATAAAGGAAGAGTCCTAATCAAACAGGGCTCTTCCTTTTGCTAATGGATCAAACGAATGAATCTCTGCATAGGGTCTGATGTCAGTATCATTTTTGTGCCTATATGGATTGAACCATATACCCTTGATCTTTGCATGCTGACAGCCGCCGATATCCTTTTCTAAGTCATCTCCAACGAATAATGCATCTTCTGGTTGCACTTGAAGCTTGTTTAAGGCAAGTTCAAAAATGCGCTTGTCAGGCTTGCTGTAGCCCACTTCCTCAGAAATAATGAGGAGATTGAAACAGCTAGTTAAATGAGTGTGCATGATTTTTGCTTTTTGTCTCTGAGCCGACCCGTTTGTGATAATGCCAACTTGTACATGCTTTTTGATAGAATGGATAATATTCAACGTATTTTGATTGATAGAAAAACAACAAGGAAACTGTCGATTCCAAAAGTCTTCGATTCAGTAATGTATCGTCTAAATCAAATAGCATCGCTTTCAACTAGCTGTGAATTTGTAAAAATTTATTAAAAATCATTTCAGCTTCGTAGATTTCTGAAAGTGAAATAGTTTTTTGAAGTTGCTATAAAGATTGTGAAGAAAGATATTGAAACGAACCAAAGCAGATTTGCTGAATAAGGTTACACAAAAGTTTTTAAACTTTCCCTCTAAAATTTTCAAGATATTGTTAGGCAGTAAATAAATGTCTCAAGTTGTAACCTCCAAAATATAATATTGTAAAAAATATGGAATAATGGTATATTCAAATAGTAATGGGTTTTTTATGCAGATAAGAGGTGAATATATTTCCTTTATAATGAGGAAAATTCCATTACATTAAGATATTTAATTTACTATTTTCTCAAAAGTTTTATCCTTTACTCATTCTAGAGATTGAAAATTTACCGAGTTATAGTTGAATTAAGTGGAAAAACTACTAGTTGGAGGGAGAAGTTAAGATGAAAAAAAATAGCAAAGTAATAGCGGGAGTACTTTCCTTGGGTCTTTTAACAACTGGCGTGTTAAACGTACAAGCTCTAACAGAGCCCCGTAACATCAATGCGTCTGTTCCTGGTTTAAATCAATCATCAGCTGATGGATATCAACAGAAATCTATCTCAGATAAGGATGGATATTTATTTATTGATTCTATCTCTAACGAGAGTAAACTAGATGCAAGAGCAGAGACGGCAAAACTTACAAATACGGGTCCTTGGGTACGTTTATCTCATGTTAATAAGGGCTATCTATTAGAAAATTCAATTAAAAAAGATAAATATATACAAGCAAGATTCAGTTCTGATGTAACATCATTTTTACCTATCACCGTTACTGGAACATTCCAAGGTAACTAATTCACGGATTTTGTCAACCTGTTTAAACAGATTTAAAGACCATGAGGATTTTAAATCCACATGGTCTTTGTTAATAAGTAAACTTTATTTTTTATTTTACTCCTTTCATTAATTACTATTTAATCTATCTTTTTTAGAGTTGATACTATTAATTAGGGAAACTAGAATTTTGTAAAGTTACCGTTATTTTAGATGTTTGTTATTTTAAGTCGAAGAATAGGAGAGAGAGATGTTAAAACAACAAATAGGGGTTGAATTTAAGCAAATACTTACGTTTAATAGAGTTCTAACTTGGTTTCTTATTATTATTTTACCCGTATGGATACAATATTTAATAATCCATGAAGGCTATTCCTTCACTGACAATATTGATCTCTATGGGCGTTTGCTCAATGGTATTGGAGCAATGATTTTTCCAATTTTAGTATTATTCGTTTTTGCAGATACAATCATTCATGAGAGAAATAATAATTATTTAACATATACCAAAATAAGAATAGATTTTAATATCTATTTGAACGCTAAAATCATAGTAAATGCACTTCTTTCATTTGGGGTTTCATTTTTGTATGCGTTTTTACCATTCCTCTTTGCTCAATATATAAACCCCCAATTTGCATTCATCACTAATATTGGAGATAGTGGGAATATGCCTGGTACGGTAACATTCGATCAACTCTTAGTTTACGGACCTTTTATGTATGGATTTATATACTCCCTCTGGGTAGGTATCAATGGAGTTTTATATGCTACTTTACCTTTAATCTTATGCTTGATCTTAGATAATTCCTTTGTTGCTTTATCGATACCATTTGTATGGTATCAAGCAATGAGCTTTGTTTCTGCTGTGTTAGGTATTTCGAAGTTTGCACCATTATATACAGTTTTTCCGTACTCTATAATGCAACAAGACTTATGGACTGTATTTGTACCATTTATGTTTTTATTAATAATTGTGATTGTGAGTTATGTATATCTTAAGAGAAGGAATTCGACAGAATGGTTATTTTGAGAAGTCTTATCAATGAGTTGCTGCAGTTAAGGTGGAATGTGTTGGGTTTCGTTATTTTTATTTATTGTTTTGGAATAAGAAGAACAATTATTGAAAGTTATGCACCTGTTAATGCTTGGGATCTACTAATAATATTATTAAGTGATGTTAACTTAATTATTTATTTCGTTTTACCATTCCTCTTATATTTCTATGTAACTTTTTTAGTAAAAGGTTTTGAATATCATATATTGATCAGATTAGGCTCATATAAAAAGTGGGTACTCATGGCTTCTAAGAAAATTTTATTGTATTTAGCTTTGACGATTATAGTTTGGCTATTAGTGGCATTCATCATGAGTATAGGGCTTCCCTTTGCAAGTGAATGGAGTTCTGGAAGTAAATTATTTGAACCTACTGCCATTATGAGACAGTATTTTGATCTCCCTCTTCTTGCTCTTTTATATCAAATAGTTATGTTCGTTATTACTACATTTATTATTTTAATGTCGGTTACTACTATATATGTCTTTCTTCAGTCATGGAGATGGATAAGCTTTGTTGTTACGGTTCTATATATATTTTCTTTTGTATCCTGGAAACTTTTCCCTGAGTATTTAGCGAAATTGTCTTTATCAAACTATGTTGTTATGTTCCAAACATTAAATCTTTGGAATAACACATTAACTATCCCTTTAATAGCAATTGTTTCTCTTGGATTAATCTATTTAGCCGTGCAATTTAAAGATGGAAAACAAATAGTCAGCTTTACTTCTTTTCAGACGGGCATAGTAGTATACCTTTTTGTATTAGTATTAGGAACTTACTTTATGGCAGATACCCGAAGTAATACTGTAATTGATCTATTTCTCCTTAATTTTTTCGGTACATCATCTGAGGGTTATACTTTTTTGTCGTATTTGTATTACATAGTAATTTTCTTCGGCTTTTTATATTTGGCACAAATCTATTTAGCAAGTGAGTTTTCTGAGTTGAGCTACTACAAAATTATTCGCTACAACTCTATGTTTAAATGGATGGGCGAATGGTTGCGTAATATTTTATTAATGGCAATATTGTATTTGTTTTTTATATTTATATTGACTTTAACAGTGGCATATTTTAAGGGCATTGAATTTTCCTTTCGAGTGACAGTAGTGGAAGATATGAAATTTACTTCTTTGCTATATCACTTTTTTATCAATGGCTTTCTACAAATAAGCATTTACATTCTGCTGTCGATTACATTACAAATAGTTTCAAAGAGCAGTTCAACCAATTTGGTTACTATAGGCATCTTTATCGCATTATTATTCCCTGGTTATAAATACATTCCAGTGGGTTTAAATGGGTACAGCCATTTGATATATGGCACATCACCAATGATCGTATCATTGTATTTGATCCTTATAGTATTAGTTGAAGGGGTATGTATATTTTATTTACTTAACAAAAAATATATATTTGAGGGAGTATGACTATATATGAGCCTTATTGAAGTAAGAAATGTCAAAAAGTCCTATAAGGGCTTAACTATATTTCAAGATATAGATTTAACTATTGAAAAGGGGAAAATATATGGAATTGTAGGTCCTAACGGTTCTGGGAAATCTGTATTATTTAAGTTGATTTGTGGATTTGTTAGACCCGATCATGGTGAAATAGTAATCAGGGGAGAATATTTACATAAGGATATAACTTTTCCTAAGAACTTTGGAGTCATAATTGATAGGCCAGGATATTTAGGAAATAAAACGGGTTTTGAAAATCTAAAATCTCTGGCTATGATACAGAATAAAATTGATGATGAGCAAATCATTAAAACAATGGAATTAGTTGGACTTCAGCCCACAGCTGAACAGAAAGTACGGAAGTATTCACTAGGCATGAAGCAAAAGCTAGCTTTAGCACAAGCATTTATGGAAAATCAAGAAGTATTAATATTAGATGAACCATTTAATGCTTTAGATTTTGAAAGTGTAGAAAACTTACGTAGCCTCTTACTTAATTATAAAAAGGAAGGGAAAACAATTATTATGACCAGTCATAATCAAGAGGATATCGATCTTCTTTGTGATGAAGTTTATAGAATAAATAAATTTAAGTTAGAGAAGTTATAAAAGTAATATTATTAACAATTTAACTCAGAAGCTATAATTAGAAGGATCAACTTCTAAAAGCTATAAGTGAATAGAGGATCTTTCTCAAATAGCAATTGATTATAAGTGTCCAAAACATGATGAAGATTTTTACAGACTATGGTATTTTAATAAATTGAAGAAGCATTAGAAGCTCATTTAATTGATTAAATATTCTTATAAAAATTCCATACTTAGTTAGAAAGATTAACTCCATTTTGATCATTTTTTTCAAAATGGAGTTTTTGCATTTGCTGATAAATAAAGGATGAAGGGAATTTTTAAATCAAAAGCAATACTAGCTCCATATCCTTTCTTATTACTCATTAAGAGTGCTTCGCTTATGCTTTTCAGTAATAATTTTCTTATTGAGGATTTGCACCTTATGTACCATAAGCAAGCGCATATCTTCCACAATATACTTTGCTAGCTCTTCGTCCGATATATCATCTCCATTAAGATCAAGACGGAATTCCTGCCCTTGTATGCCACCTCCATTTGTAAACTCAATTTCAAAGTCAAAGACAACTCTTTTCTCCATTCATATACCACCTTATCTCTTAGAATGCTATCAATATATTCTGTTTTTCACATGCGAATACCTTCTTTCGAGAAGCAGCGTTTTGAAAAGAAGTGTTTCTGCATGCACAAATGAGCCCCGTTCATTCAATCAAATATTCATTCATATTGCAAAAGAATAAAGGAATGGAAGGCTTTTTAAAAGGACAGACCTAAAGAAAAAGTTTTTTCCTTTTTCTTGTATTTGCCACTTGAAAATTAAAAAGTCATAGTGTACTATTTGACTAGTACACTATGACATGAGGTGTTGAGGTTGAAAAGTTTTGCAGGGCTTTTAAAAAAAGAATGGGTACTTTACCGATCATGGTTTCTAGTGGGGATATTTATTGGTCTCATGTTATCTTGGATCGTTCCCTATGTATTACATCAATATGTTGATCTCTTTGCGCATGAGAATCAACTAGCATTTGCCTTTACGATGCTCGTCCTTGCTCTAGGCGGATTTTATTCTGTCTTACAATTTTTAGCGACGTTGCGTTTGGATATTAAAGCAAAGGAGAGCTGGTTACATTCAACAAGCTCTATCACGAAGCTTATCGGTGCAAAGTTGGTTTGCTCGTTAATAGGCTATGTCCTCTTCAATACACTTTTTACGAGTATAGCCATCTACAATATTAAAGATGAACTGATTGTAAGTACTGGACAAATTTTATTGACTTTGGTATTAGTTGTTATTGTGTTAATGATTTTCCAATTAATGCTATTTATCCTTCTTTTATTCTTTTTAGCTTTTTATTTGCAGTTGAAGCGCGTAATAGGACGTTTTTCGATTGTGCTGACAATGGCTGC
Encoded proteins:
- a CDS encoding DUF917 domain-containing protein is translated as MRYLDQAAIEHIAIGAAFLGTGGGGDPYIGKLMALSAIEKNGPVKLYSVDEIGDDDFFIPAAMMGAPSVLVEKFPRGDEFVKVFQKLAQYLGKEKIAGTYPMEAGGVNSMIPIVVAAQLGLPLIDCDGMGRAFPELQMVTFNLDGISATPMAITDEKGNIGIFETIDNKWTERLARTATVEMGASSLVSLYPTTGAQIKKSGVHHIVTLSEKIGEIIASKDQEVNDKLENLLTLVEGYELFQGKIVDVIRETKGGFNLGKMNLEGIDSYKNDQMKVHFQNENLLAEKNEQVVAMTPDLICLVDYETLLPVTTESLKYGKRVRVIGLPAHEKWRTAKGIETAGPRYFGYDYDYMPIEEMVKKEVAKHV
- a CDS encoding hydantoinase/oxoprolinase N-terminal domain-containing protein — translated: MYKIGIDVGGTNTDAILLDHNSQLIYSVKSPTSLDIKTGIEKSLQQLLKGANIDKTKITHAMLGTTQCTNAIVERKKLAKVGVIRLGYPATASVLPYTAWPADMIDQLSGHYAIAHGGYEYDGQLLSALNQEEIKKLLEEWHDQVESIAIVGVFSSIKNDQELQVREWIQEVYGEEFPISCSSLIGSVGLIERENATILNAALCKVIETTTQGFVQALQTEGIFNVDVYLCQNDGTLMSIDYAKQFPILTIACGPTNSIRGASYLSQIQNTMVLDVGGTTSDIGVLQDGFPRESSVAVEVGDIRTNFRMPDIISVGLGGGSIVRVNGDKITVGPDSVGYQISEEALVFGGSTLTTTDIAVRLGLAEVGDPTLVAHLDEAFAKAVQEEISSLLEQAIDKMKTSSEDVSLVLVGGGGIIVPEQIRGVSIIVKNEYGGVANAIGASIAQISGQYEQIYIYAKEPREESLKDAQSKAVKQAVLAGAIKETIELVEVEETPLAYHPENATRLKVKVVGKMV
- a CDS encoding ABC transporter ATP-binding protein translates to MSLIEVRNVKKSYKGLTIFQDIDLTIEKGKIYGIVGPNGSGKSVLFKLICGFVRPDHGEIVIRGEYLHKDITFPKNFGVIIDRPGYLGNKTGFENLKSLAMIQNKIDDEQIIKTMELVGLQPTAEQKVRKYSLGMKQKLALAQAFMENQEVLILDEPFNALDFESVENLRSLLLNYKKEGKTIIMTSHNQEDIDLLCDEVYRINKFKLEKL
- a CDS encoding cyclase, giving the protein MEKRVVFDFEIEFTNGGGIQGQEFRLDLNGDDISDEELAKYIVEDMRLLMVHKVQILNKKIITEKHKRSTLNE